The DNA sequence AATGGGTTTTGATTTTGCATCAATATTGGGATGCTTTACATAAACAATTTGCTGATGCTTACCACGTGTCCTCTTTTTTTGGAACTGTCTGTCGTTGGCTCTActttttcttgcttttcttgTATACCagttagttttcttttttccagGACAACCTGATTTGACTCCTTATGCTTTGatttttcctctctttttttgtccaattttttcttctctctatggCCAATACTGTTTCTTCTTAGCCAAACCAAATTTGTGACCATTGCCTCCTCCAGCGAGGCATGCAATTTTCTCTTGAAACTATCTAACAGTTTGACAAGTAGATTTTTTTGAAGTCTAGGTTCACCAAGTATTTTAGAATTAAGCTGGACGATTAAGATTTTACATAATGAATGATGGGAAATCGAGTGATTGGATAGATTACCTCAGAAGAGTGTGGTTTATGAAACAAAGAAAGTAGTTTAGAGTTTCCAATTCCCGATCATATTCAGTATGGTGTCAATTTTTATGTGGGTCCGGATATATTccaaatttagaagaaaaatagcAGATCTCATGGACTTATGCAGCGTGGCCCCTTGTTACCATAACCATCAACCATATCCTTTCAATATAAGAACAAGTTGATCTGATATCCTTTAGAAAGAATAACATCAGAATGGACAATACTTTTGTTGTGGTGTCCAAAATAGGCATTTGGGTTGAGCTTGTACGAGgacaaaaaaaatgattagATTAGATATAATTTGACAATTCACAATTCACAAAAACAGACTTTGTTTTCAAAGTTAAACGTCTTTGTTTCTCGTTTCTATGTCAAGTTCAAACGTAGGAAAGAATGTTATGCAATTGGTTTCACAAGACATGAAGTTAGTATAAGCCTCCTGaataattttcaacttttagCATCTGTTGAAGGACAGGTGTAATTGGGGTAGACTGGTGTAATCGTTGAAAACGGCATGCCATGTGTACTAAAGTTATTTGTGGGCTGTCAAAAGAGAACGTGCATATGGTATAAAGTTGGAAATGCTTAGGTAGTGGACCGGAGTCCTTGAGTTGTAGATAATTGGCCTTTTTATTGGTGCTTCTGTTTGCTTCTTTTAGTATAGCTAGATTTTGGTTGGTGATATCACTAACCACaatctataatttattaaattattatttcataaattagtAGCTCTATGGTAAGTGCTCTTTGACTGGGTATTTTTATCTAATATGGAGTTCAACACCTTGGGCACTAAAATATTGTTATGATATGTGCCTCTCTTAACCTTTTTCGTTGATTCTTGGGACCATGATGATAATGTCGATATTAAGGTTGATGACGCCATTGATAGCGTGAGAAACCATCAAACCGCtgttaaaaggaaaaataatacaaagagCACCTGGAAAAGGTGGCACACTAAATCCCTGTCTACCTTTAAAAAATTGTGATCAAATTATCAAGTAATTTACACCTCTCGTAGGTATCTTATATTTTATGGAGGAGGTTAAACTTTAGGGGGTACAAGAGGTATTAAAGTGGGGTTTAGGATTTATCTTTGTCCGTATGTTATGCTCATACTTTTTTGTATTGCTTTTACGTTGATGTTATTTCCTTTGATGAAGTTACTCTTGCCCCTAATGTTTTAATCAATgctctatatttaaaaaaaaaaaaaaaaaactaagcaTTTTGTTATAAATCAATCTTGACCTACTCGAGCATATGGTCTTGGGAGCTTTTCTTATTCATCATTAGATCTGAGGAAAAAAACTTGACCTTCACTTCTTTGACAATGATCTGGCCAATTTTGCACTGATTCTCTTTTCCGTTcactttgtttctttttctcttttcctccCACTTTATTAGAATCTCTTGTCTTAGGATCTGTTAAAGAGCTACACGTGTTGGGTAGCTTTACATCCATAAAAACATTTCTCCCGAAAAGTGAAGTCTGATGGCAGAAAGGTGTAatgaaatgaaagtaaatagctACATTGATATTATGCAAATCAAAGTGGGAGCTGGTGGCCCAGTCAGCAGTGCCAGCACCAATCTTAGTGGAGACTCACCATAACACTAACATAAGTCAGCTTTTACGAGTCCCACTGCCCTATTTAACCACGTTCATGCCTCTAATCAGCCCTTTTTCAATAATCAACTACttgtttaattaattcaaacatattttcattTACTTTATCCCTGGTTCCACCTATCCTAATCCTATACTTTGTTGCTTCTTCagcttcaatatttttttatgcaatATGCAACCAcgatatttacaatattttccCACAGGCCATCGCCTTGGTGCTGTGCATCTTCACTTTTACCGTAGTTTATTCCACTGTCGGTGGAGAAATTGTATTTCTATATATAATTCTTATTTctatataataaatacataacaACGAGAGATAATACGAGATAAGATGATTATGTGATTGAAAGAgacaaaaaaatcataaaatgttatataaatttaattttatcatatgaATAATATAACTTATGTTGCTTTGGATAAGGACTTTTTGTTGAAGTCTTCAATCTCTCTCGTTCTATTGTGGATTATCCATTCCTACTTTGTCTGTGGTGGTATGCTATTCCCCTTTTTCCTAAATTTggaaattgaataatatattgCCAACTAGTAATATGAAGCTAGCCCCGGCCCAAACCTATTTTGTGAACCGAATGCAATCCAGATTCTTAAATCAAAGGAGAAAAAGGTTGGTGGGCATCAAATGTTTGTTAACACAGAGACAAATGTATATGCGATAAAATAAcagaaacaataattaatgttgATAGTGTTTGATATATATTATCACTAGGCAAAATTTTCTGGTTATTTTTCGCCTGTCCAATTGGTTTATTCATATAATAGATCTTATCTCCATAATTGGAATGCATAATAGAATGATCTTTACGAGTGGGGAATTCTACGATATTAATCAAGTTGAACCTTGAATCCTGCAGGTGTTAGCCACATCGATGGTCaaagtgaaaaagataaacCAAACATAAAGCAAAACCTAATCCATTCATACAACACAATACTGGGTCCCAAGGTAAAAGCTTCCTGCATGGACACTGCAAGTTTTCCTACAAAAATCACAAACCCTTTGAGAAGCAACTGTTCGAACGAATGTAGACGTAGCGACAGGGTTAGCTTCTTTGACTGGTTTTACCAATTCAGTATCCTACTTCAGAGGAGCctcaaagaaagaaaacacGAATCCTTCAACACTCTGAGAGTCTCTCAAGTTATTGCTGCAGCATTATTAGCTGGTTTAATGTGGTGGCATTCAGATTACAGGAACATTCAAGATAGGCTTGGCCTACTCTTCTTCATTTCCATCTTCTGGGGAGTCTTCCCGTCTTTCAACTCAGTATTTGCATTCCCTCAAGAACGTGCCATCTTTATGAAAGAGCGAGCTTCTGGCATGTACAAGTTGTCCTCCTATTTCATGGCTCGAATCGTTGGAGACCTTCCCATGGAGCTTATCCTTCCCACTATTTTCCTTGTTATTACATATTGGATGGGTGGATTAAAGCCAGATTTTTGGGCTTTTGTGTTGACTTGGTTGGTTGTGCTGGGATACGTGATGGTGTCACAGGGTCTTGGACTTGCTTTAGGTGCAGCAATAATGGATGCCAAACAGGCTTCCACAGTGGCAGCAGTGACAATGCTTGCATTTGTATTGACCGGTGGATACTATGTCCATCAGGTGCCATCTTGCATGGCTTGGATCAAATACATATCCACAACCTTCTACTGTTACAGGCTGCTGACTAGAATCCAATATGAGGATGGCAAGAAGATATCTTATCTATTAGGCTGCTATCATGGTGATAAGGGTGGGTGCAGGTTTGTTGAAGAGGATGTGGTGGGGCAAATTGGCACTCTGGGCTGCATTGGGGTGTTGCTTTTCATGTTTGTGTTCTACAGATTATTGGCTTACCTTGCATTGAGGCGCATCAAGAGTTGAAAAAATCTGATTTGGTTCTTTTGGGAAAGCTTGAATTAATGCAGAGAAGAACGGATCAATTTGTTGGCTCCTAGTGCAGCAGTGACCACTTTTACACTGGGCCAGTCTGGCTAGTTGATTCCTACTAACTGTAATATGAATGAGAGATTTTCTGTTGTAATTGTAAAGTTAGAGAATCAATTAACAAGCAACATTGaagtgaagagagaaaagaagtGTAATTGTAGATTTGGATTTCAACTCGCTCTCTAAGTTCATTCTGTATTCGGAATGCTAAGGAAGAAATAAAGATATTTCTTCCTCAtggaatatatataaataatataattttcaagttttttaaGACTCTTGGCTCTTAGCTCTGCTATTTCTTTTTATTCGGAAAACGGTAATGCCAAAGTATCAGAAACATTATTAATTTGGAAGCTTCCTAGCCTGTTGTTATGTAACAGAGGGCTTGGAGTACAGAGTTGGGAGGAAGTCGCTCACCATTTTCATTTCATGGTGTCATGTATAAATTTTCTTGCTATCAAAGCTTTGAATTGGTCTATTTGCATACAACAGCTTTAAATTGGACTACTGTTAGATTCATAAAGCAGTTGTTGGAGAATGATATTGCAATGTTCACCTATTGAACAATCCTATACAATTTCCAATTGAAGAAACTATTTATGACAGTTTTTAGAACTTTAGATTTTCAACAAAactttatgttaatattttcaaataactaaaattactaatttaatcCTACTACCTGATTTGAAAAACACACATAGACATATACaactttttgtttgaattataatttcaaaaatatattttaatagttttaaatataattaaatatatattagagtttaattagtaatttcaAATTGACTCCGTGACTACAGAAAACATTGACAAcaactaaaaatttatcaattcCGCACTTCTAACAATCTACATAAATTACATATTGATATATGTGTTAGTAAAGCATGAtgtgttaattttataatgattataCCTTCTATTTGGTTCCTCAATTCCTGATTCATCCtagtttgattaaaataaaggaTGAATCActctttaatataatattgagaaaatatgtattaaaaaacttattttatgctcttttttttaacattattaattaCGGTGATAAAAATTTGGTTTCcacatgtttaaaaaataatcgattatttcggacataattaattatgttaggtatttataaaaaaaagttcaattgATAATTAATCGattatagattaaaaatggTTTATAGgttacatgaaaaaaataataatcaattatgtttaaac is a window from the Vigna unguiculata cultivar IT97K-499-35 chromosome 7, ASM411807v1, whole genome shotgun sequence genome containing:
- the LOC114191744 gene encoding ABC transporter G family member 25; protein product: MPTPNGDSNLPPPKHSPQQSRDIPPFFSSSYPITLKFMDVEYRLKIEDKTKTRGSIKTFFTPCESSPSDQGSRPPAPQERLILKGITGIAHPGEILAVLGPSGSGKSTLLNALAGRLHGNGLTGTILANSTKLNKSVLRRTGFVTQDDILYPHLTVRETLVFCAMLRLPRTLPRAAKVAAAESAIAELGLRKCEHTIIGNSFIRGVSGGERKRVSIAHEMLVDPSLLILDEPTSGLDSTAAHRLVVTLGSLAKKGKSVITSVHQPSSRVYQMFDKVVLLSEGQCLYFGKGSDAMRYFQSVGFAPSFPMNPADFLLDLANGVSHIDGQSEKDKPNIKQNLIHSYNTILGPKVKASCMDTASFPTKITNPLRSNCSNECRRSDRVSFFDWFYQFSILLQRSLKERKHESFNTLRVSQVIAAALLAGLMWWHSDYRNIQDRLGLLFFISIFWGVFPSFNSVFAFPQERAIFMKERASGMYKLSSYFMARIVGDLPMELILPTIFLVITYWMGGLKPDFWAFVLTWLVVLGYVMVSQGLGLALGAAIMDAKQASTVAAVTMLAFVLTGGYYVHQVPSCMAWIKYISTTFYCYRLLTRIQYEDGKKISYLLGCYHGDKGGCRFVEEDVVGQIGTLGCIGVLLFMFVFYRLLAYLALRRIKS